From Halobacterium sp. R2-5, the proteins below share one genomic window:
- a CDS encoding YIP1 family protein: MAPRTPLSRPRQYFEERGFDLWPAAGAVAVAALALAAALFGFAALFVRRLRAAGHGDAAARVWSALSEEIVGIVVLFFVGWVVTAGVLYVAARLFVGYDAGFRETLVVAGWGTAPSILNTVFAFAVLAFALDAASFATAEAFARQFKSTVGSTGVYRALFTFAVAGWQAFIYTEGVAVAFDADGGSALKVGVLVAYGGWLLSLF; the protein is encoded by the coding sequence ATGGCCCCACGCACCCCGCTCTCCCGCCCTCGCCAGTACTTCGAGGAGCGCGGCTTCGACCTGTGGCCCGCGGCGGGTGCCGTCGCCGTCGCGGCGCTCGCGCTCGCCGCCGCGCTGTTCGGGTTCGCCGCGCTGTTCGTCCGCCGCCTCCGCGCGGCCGGCCACGGCGACGCCGCCGCGCGGGTCTGGTCCGCGCTCTCCGAGGAGATCGTCGGCATCGTCGTCCTGTTCTTCGTCGGCTGGGTCGTCACCGCGGGCGTCCTCTACGTGGCCGCGCGGCTGTTCGTCGGCTACGACGCCGGGTTCCGGGAGACGCTCGTCGTCGCCGGGTGGGGGACCGCGCCGTCGATTCTCAACACGGTGTTCGCGTTCGCCGTGCTAGCGTTCGCGCTCGACGCCGCGAGCTTCGCCACCGCCGAGGCGTTCGCCCGGCAGTTCAAGTCGACCGTCGGGTCGACGGGCGTCTACCGCGCGCTGTTCACGTTCGCGGTCGCCGGCTGGCAGGCGTTCATCTACACGGAGGGTGTCGCCGTGGCGTTCGACGCCGACGGGGGCAGCGCGCTCAAAGTCGGCGTTCTCGTCGCGTACGGCGGCTGGCTGCTCAGCCTCTTCTGA
- the dcd gene encoding dCTP deaminase, whose product MILSDRDILARLADGDLVVEPIDDVDLQVQPASVDVRLGRRFLEFERANVPCIHPNKEEEVEDYVTETVVDDGDEFILHPGDFVLGTTKERVEVPPDLVAQVEGRSSLGRLAVVVHATAGFIDPGFEGKVTLELSNLGKVPVALTPDMRISQLVFTELTSQADRPYGEGRGSKYQDQDGPQASRIRGDREFGGDQ is encoded by the coding sequence ATGATACTCTCCGACCGGGACATCCTCGCGCGGCTCGCCGACGGGGACCTCGTCGTCGAACCGATCGACGACGTCGACCTCCAGGTCCAGCCCGCGAGCGTCGACGTCCGCCTCGGCCGGCGCTTCCTGGAGTTCGAGCGCGCGAACGTCCCCTGCATCCACCCCAACAAGGAAGAGGAAGTCGAGGACTACGTCACCGAGACGGTCGTCGACGACGGCGACGAGTTCATCCTCCACCCCGGGGACTTCGTGCTCGGCACTACCAAGGAGCGCGTCGAGGTGCCGCCGGACCTCGTCGCGCAGGTCGAGGGGCGGTCCTCCTTGGGCCGGCTCGCCGTCGTCGTCCACGCCACAGCCGGCTTCATCGACCCCGGATTCGAGGGGAAAGTGACGTTAGAGCTGTCGAACCTCGGGAAAGTCCCGGTCGCGCTCACGCCGGACATGCGCATCAGTCAGCTCGTGTTCACGGAGCTCACGAGCCAGGCCGACCGGCCGTACGGTGAGGGGCGCGGGTCGAAGTACCAGGACCAGGACGGCCCGCAGGCGAGCCGCATCCGCGGCGACCGCGAGTTCGGTGGCGACCAATGA
- a CDS encoding thiamine-phosphate synthase family protein → MKFLEEVVVEEFLPTFRSLLAADLRARGLTQHEVAELLGVSQSAVSKYAHGDVTVNDDVADDERVQETVERIGEGLASGDVSRVQALVEAEVLVRRLSARGDVVANLHEAAMPALAEYDGDFRVHDPESEVRVRERVLSSVRRGVRVLEHASGFTTLIPAVGSNLVECTPDAAGVEDVAGVPGRILDVMGRTEIPADPEFGVSVHVASVLLAAREAGSDARACLNVRYEADIVAALDDAGYRTVEFDPEDASSTDAVSEAVAANPGADVVYQTGGFGVEPIVYLLADSAPEAAEMARDLL, encoded by the coding sequence ATGAAGTTCCTCGAAGAGGTCGTCGTCGAGGAGTTCCTGCCGACGTTCCGGTCGCTGCTCGCGGCGGACCTCCGGGCGCGCGGGCTCACCCAGCACGAGGTCGCGGAGCTGCTGGGCGTCAGCCAGTCCGCGGTCTCGAAGTACGCCCACGGCGACGTCACCGTCAACGACGACGTCGCGGACGACGAGCGCGTGCAGGAGACGGTCGAGCGAATCGGCGAGGGGCTCGCGAGCGGCGACGTGTCCCGCGTGCAGGCGCTCGTCGAGGCCGAGGTCCTGGTTCGGCGGCTGTCCGCTCGCGGCGACGTCGTCGCGAACCTCCACGAGGCGGCGATGCCGGCGCTCGCGGAGTACGACGGCGACTTCCGCGTCCACGACCCGGAGAGCGAGGTGCGCGTCCGCGAGCGCGTGCTCTCCTCGGTGCGGCGGGGCGTCCGCGTCCTCGAACACGCAAGCGGGTTCACGACGCTCATCCCCGCGGTCGGCTCGAACCTCGTGGAGTGTACTCCCGACGCCGCGGGCGTGGAGGACGTGGCGGGCGTCCCGGGCCGGATTCTGGACGTGATGGGGCGCACGGAGATCCCCGCGGACCCCGAGTTCGGCGTGAGCGTCCACGTCGCGTCCGTGCTGCTCGCCGCCCGGGAGGCGGGCAGCGACGCTCGCGCGTGCCTGAACGTCCGCTACGAGGCCGACATCGTCGCCGCGCTCGACGACGCGGGCTACCGGACCGTGGAGTTCGACCCGGAGGACGCGTCCAGCACGGACGCCGTCAGCGAGGCCGTCGCGGCCAACCCCGGCGCGGACGTCGTCTACCAGACCGGGGGCTTCGGCGTCGAGCCAATCGTCTACCTGCTCGCGGACAGCGCACCCGAGGCCGCGGAGATGGCCCGCGACCTACTGTGA
- a CDS encoding 4-phosphopantoate--beta-alanine ligase: protein MAEIPADHPRHDSLVTRHRIEAGVEKGITSKQGLVAQGRGEAFDYLLGEETTPSADAAERAAAAYLLLAEHPVLSVNGNVAALVPGEVVALAEVVGADVEVNLFNRTEERMEAIAEHLREHGASDVKGLTADARIPGLEHERAKVDRDGIYDADVVLVPLEDGDRAEALAEMGKTEIVVDLNPMSRSAQTAAVPVVDNIIRALPSVTEHARELRAASREELEEVVAEFDRDAALEAAERRIRQGDLD, encoded by the coding sequence ATGGCCGAGATTCCCGCCGACCACCCGCGCCACGACTCGCTGGTGACCCGCCACCGCATCGAGGCGGGGGTCGAGAAGGGCATCACGTCGAAGCAGGGGCTGGTCGCGCAGGGCCGCGGCGAGGCGTTCGACTACCTGCTCGGCGAGGAGACGACGCCATCCGCGGACGCCGCCGAGCGCGCCGCGGCCGCGTACCTCCTGCTCGCCGAACACCCAGTGCTGTCCGTGAACGGGAACGTGGCGGCGCTCGTGCCGGGCGAGGTCGTCGCCCTCGCGGAGGTCGTCGGCGCCGACGTCGAGGTGAACCTCTTCAACCGCACCGAGGAGCGGATGGAGGCTATCGCCGAGCACCTCCGCGAGCACGGCGCGAGCGACGTGAAGGGCCTGACGGCGGACGCCCGGATTCCGGGTCTGGAGCACGAGCGCGCGAAAGTGGACCGCGACGGCATCTACGACGCGGACGTCGTGCTCGTGCCCCTGGAGGACGGCGACCGCGCGGAGGCGCTCGCGGAGATGGGGAAGACCGAAATCGTGGTCGACCTGAACCCGATGTCGCGGTCCGCGCAGACCGCCGCCGTCCCCGTCGTGGACAACATCATCCGCGCGCTGCCGTCGGTGACCGAGCACGCGCGGGAGCTCCGGGCCGCCTCGCGCGAAGAGCTGGAGGAAGTCGTTGCGGAGTTCGACCGCGACGCGGCGCTGGAGGCCGCCGAGCGCCGGATTCGACAGGGCGACCTCGACTGA
- a CDS encoding pantoate kinase → MSDGEAATAFAPGHVTGFFSVQRADDPERTGSRGAGITLSAGVTTSVSSSDETRVRLNGREVDVESVTRVLAALDTTAEVWAETPLPLGAGFGVSGAMALGTALAANSAVDAGLSANDLVAVAHAAEVEAGTGLGDVVAQARGGVPIRVEPGAPTHGRLDGVPDAGRVEYVSFGGLSTSEVIGGDTEALSAAGEDALASLREHPTLPRFMALSRGFSREAGLLDGEVEAAVDAVTDAGGEAAMAMLGRTVFALGTGLSDAGYDPEVCRVHPAGATLDP, encoded by the coding sequence ATGAGCGACGGCGAGGCGGCGACGGCGTTCGCGCCCGGGCACGTGACGGGCTTCTTCAGCGTGCAGCGCGCCGACGACCCGGAGCGGACTGGCTCGCGGGGCGCCGGCATCACGCTCTCGGCGGGCGTGACGACGAGCGTGTCGTCCAGCGACGAGACGCGGGTGCGGCTGAACGGCCGCGAGGTCGACGTGGAGAGCGTGACGCGCGTGCTGGCGGCGCTGGACACGACCGCCGAGGTGTGGGCGGAGACGCCGCTGCCGCTCGGCGCGGGGTTCGGCGTGTCGGGCGCGATGGCGCTCGGGACGGCGCTCGCGGCGAACAGCGCCGTCGACGCGGGGCTATCCGCGAACGACCTCGTCGCGGTGGCCCACGCCGCGGAGGTCGAAGCCGGGACCGGGCTCGGGGACGTGGTCGCGCAGGCGCGCGGCGGCGTGCCGATTCGCGTCGAACCCGGCGCACCCACCCACGGCCGCCTCGACGGCGTGCCGGACGCGGGCCGCGTCGAGTACGTCTCCTTCGGCGGCCTCTCGACGAGCGAGGTCATCGGCGGCGACACGGAAGCGCTGTCAGCGGCAGGCGAGGACGCGCTCGCCAGCCTCCGAGAGCACCCGACGCTCCCGCGGTTCATGGCGCTCTCCCGCGGGTTCTCCCGCGAGGCGGGCCTGCTGGACGGCGAGGTCGAGGCGGCCGTCGACGCCGTGACGGACGCGGGCGGCGAGGCCGCGATGGCGATGCTCGGGCGGACGGTGTTCGCGCTCGGCACGGGGCTCTCGGACGCCGGGTACGACCCCGAGGTGTGCCGCGTGCACCCCGCGGGGGCGACACTCGACCCGTGA
- a CDS encoding dihydrolipoyl dehydrogenase: protein MREFDLVVLGGGTGNIVASAAADEGLDVAVVERGRLGGTCLNRGCNPSKRLIHHADVVQTVREADAFGVDATLHDVAFADIVEAVTETVTEQAERKAERAREHDRIAFYQTEGRFVDEREVEVDTDDGTERLAGDRVVLAGGSRPLVPDGIDGTDDVDFLTSDDALRLTELPGRLVVVGGGYVAAEMAHFFRQMGSDVSIVGSGAVLVDREDRDAAERLTEAYEREHDLHLGYRASELAGESGEVVVTAESEDGDERTVRGDDVLLATGRQPNTDLWNVDAAGLETDDEGFVETDDYLATSVEGVWAIGDIAGNYMFKHSGDKEAEYAVENAVRGNRERVEYPGMAHAVFGSPQLASLGRPESDVDGEYAVGTREYEDVPLGSAMRADGFAKAIVGEDGGVLGFHVVGPEASTLVHEVSTAVAAGADAERIAETIHVHPALSEVVQGAFRDACGTTQSGI, encoded by the coding sequence GTGCGAGAGTTCGACCTCGTGGTGCTCGGCGGCGGCACCGGTAACATCGTCGCGTCCGCGGCCGCAGACGAAGGCTTGGACGTGGCGGTCGTCGAGCGCGGACGGCTCGGCGGGACGTGTCTCAACCGCGGCTGCAACCCCTCGAAGCGGCTCATCCACCACGCCGACGTCGTGCAGACGGTCCGGGAGGCGGACGCGTTCGGCGTGGACGCCACGCTGCACGACGTCGCGTTCGCGGACATCGTCGAGGCGGTGACCGAGACGGTCACCGAGCAGGCCGAGCGGAAGGCCGAGCGGGCGCGCGAGCACGACCGGATCGCGTTCTACCAGACGGAGGGACGGTTCGTCGACGAGCGCGAGGTCGAGGTCGACACCGACGACGGGACCGAGCGGCTCGCGGGCGACCGCGTCGTGCTCGCGGGCGGGTCGCGGCCGCTGGTGCCGGACGGCATCGACGGCACCGACGACGTGGATTTCCTGACGAGCGACGACGCGCTGCGGCTGACGGAGCTCCCGGGGCGGCTGGTGGTCGTCGGCGGCGGCTACGTCGCGGCGGAGATGGCGCACTTCTTCCGGCAGATGGGCAGCGACGTGTCGATTGTCGGGTCCGGAGCGGTGTTAGTCGACCGCGAGGACCGCGACGCCGCCGAGCGCCTGACCGAGGCGTACGAGCGCGAACACGACCTCCACCTCGGCTACCGCGCGTCCGAACTCGCCGGGGAATCCGGCGAGGTGGTCGTGACCGCTGAATCCGAGGACGGCGACGAGCGCACCGTCCGCGGCGACGACGTGCTGCTCGCGACCGGCCGGCAGCCGAACACCGACCTGTGGAACGTCGACGCGGCGGGGCTGGAGACCGACGACGAGGGGTTCGTCGAGACGGACGATTACCTAGCGACGTCCGTCGAGGGCGTGTGGGCCATCGGCGACATCGCGGGCAACTACATGTTCAAGCACTCCGGCGACAAGGAGGCCGAGTACGCCGTGGAGAACGCCGTACGCGGCAACCGTGAGCGCGTGGAGTACCCGGGGATGGCACACGCCGTCTTCGGCTCGCCGCAGCTCGCGAGCCTCGGGCGGCCCGAGTCCGACGTCGACGGCGAGTACGCGGTCGGCACCCGCGAGTACGAGGACGTCCCGCTCGGCTCCGCGATGCGCGCCGACGGCTTCGCGAAGGCCATCGTCGGCGAAGACGGCGGCGTGCTTGGGTTCCACGTCGTCGGCCCGGAGGCGTCGACGCTCGTCCACGAGGTGAGCACCGCCGTCGCAGCGGGCGCGGACGCCGAGCGCATCGCCGAGACCATCCACGTCCACCCGGCGCTCTCGGAAGTCGTCCAGGGCGCGTTCCGGGACGCCTGCGGCACGACCCAGAGCGGCATCTGA
- the aspS gene encoding aspartate--tRNA(Asn) ligase: MKDRTFTADAEPGDHATVAGWVHEVRDLGGIAFLILRDKTGKIQVKFEKDEMDDDLVETGINVQRESVVQVTGDVEEEERAPTGVEVTPDSIEVMAEADPQLPLDPSGKVDADLSTRLDNRTLDARKPETKAIFEIRAEILRAVREYFRSVGSTEINTPKIVATGTEGGTELFPVTYFGQEAFMNQSPQLFKQLMVGSGLERVFEVGPIFRAEEHNTPRHLNEATMIDFESAFIDHEEAMDVCEGTLKAAYSAVEEHCQDELETLGLAEEFEAPSGDFPRLTYEEAIERINATGELDEQLVWGDDLPTEGEKALGDDVGGHYFVTDWPSEIKPFYIQDYDDDSELSKGFDLMHPRMELVSGGQREHRYDALVEGFEQQGLDPDQFEYYTKMFKYGMPPHAGWAYGVERLVMTMLDLDNIREAVLFPRDRQRLSP, from the coding sequence ATGAAGGACCGCACGTTCACAGCGGACGCCGAGCCGGGCGACCACGCGACGGTCGCCGGCTGGGTCCACGAAGTCCGGGACCTCGGTGGCATCGCTTTCCTCATCCTGCGCGACAAGACCGGGAAGATCCAGGTCAAGTTCGAGAAGGACGAGATGGACGACGACCTCGTGGAGACGGGCATCAACGTTCAGCGCGAGTCCGTCGTGCAGGTCACCGGCGACGTCGAGGAGGAAGAGCGCGCTCCGACCGGCGTCGAGGTCACGCCCGACTCCATCGAAGTGATGGCCGAGGCCGACCCCCAGCTCCCCCTCGACCCGTCCGGGAAGGTCGACGCCGACCTCTCGACGCGCCTGGACAACCGCACGCTCGACGCCCGCAAGCCCGAGACGAAGGCCATCTTCGAGATCCGCGCGGAGATCCTGCGCGCGGTCCGCGAGTACTTCCGGAGCGTCGGCTCCACGGAGATCAACACGCCGAAGATCGTCGCCACGGGCACCGAGGGCGGCACGGAGCTGTTCCCCGTGACGTACTTCGGCCAGGAGGCGTTCATGAACCAGAGCCCGCAGCTGTTCAAGCAGCTGATGGTGGGCTCCGGGCTCGAACGCGTCTTCGAGGTCGGCCCGATCTTCCGCGCGGAGGAGCACAACACGCCCCGCCACCTGAACGAGGCGACGATGATCGACTTCGAGTCCGCGTTCATCGACCACGAGGAGGCGATGGACGTCTGCGAGGGCACGCTCAAAGCGGCGTACTCCGCCGTCGAGGAGCACTGCCAGGACGAGCTGGAGACGCTCGGTCTCGCAGAGGAGTTCGAGGCGCCCTCGGGTGACTTCCCGCGGCTCACCTACGAGGAGGCCATCGAGCGCATCAACGCCACGGGCGAACTCGACGAGCAGCTCGTCTGGGGCGACGACCTCCCGACGGAGGGCGAGAAGGCGCTCGGCGACGACGTCGGCGGGCACTACTTCGTCACCGACTGGCCGAGCGAGATCAAGCCGTTCTACATCCAGGACTACGACGACGACTCCGAGCTCTCGAAGGGCTTCGACCTGATGCACCCGCGCATGGAGCTGGTCTCCGGCGGGCAGCGCGAGCACCGCTACGACGCGCTCGTCGAGGGCTTCGAGCAGCAGGGCCTCGACCCCGACCAGTTCGAGTACTACACGAAGATGTTCAAGTACGGGATGCCGCCCCACGCCGGGTGGGCGTACGGCGTCGAGCGCCTCGTGATGACGATGCTCGACCTCGACAACATCCGGGAGGCCGTGCTGTTCCCGCGAGACAGGCAGCGTCTCTCGCCGTAG
- a CDS encoding phosphoglycerol geranylgeranyltransferase has product MTTPWDDWDHVLKVDPDKSLVDGDTFDDVCRTGTDAIEIGGTMDVTTEKMKRVIDACRKHDVPLYQEPSNPAVVVDDDALDGYLVPVVLNAGDPFWITGAHKEWVRIADLDWARTATEAYIVLNPEASVAEYTDADCDLAADDVAAYAEVAERMLGQDIVYVEYSGTLGDPEIVGAAQDALDDATLFYGGGIGDYDTAYEMGEHADTVVVGDLLHDEGADAVAETVRGVNDAHE; this is encoded by the coding sequence ATGACTACCCCGTGGGACGACTGGGACCACGTACTCAAGGTGGACCCGGACAAGTCGCTGGTCGACGGCGACACCTTCGACGACGTCTGCCGGACCGGCACCGACGCCATCGAGATCGGCGGGACGATGGACGTGACCACCGAGAAGATGAAACGCGTCATCGACGCGTGCCGGAAACACGACGTCCCCCTCTACCAGGAGCCGTCGAACCCGGCGGTCGTCGTGGACGACGACGCGCTCGACGGCTACCTCGTGCCGGTCGTGTTGAACGCCGGCGACCCGTTCTGGATTACCGGCGCGCACAAGGAGTGGGTCCGAATCGCCGACCTCGACTGGGCGCGCACCGCGACGGAGGCGTACATCGTGCTGAATCCGGAGGCGAGCGTCGCGGAGTACACGGACGCGGACTGCGACCTCGCCGCGGACGACGTGGCGGCCTACGCCGAGGTCGCCGAGCGGATGCTCGGCCAGGACATCGTCTACGTGGAGTACTCGGGGACGCTCGGCGACCCCGAAATCGTGGGCGCCGCCCAGGACGCGCTCGACGACGCGACGCTGTTCTACGGTGGGGGCATCGGAGACTACGACACCGCCTACGAGATGGGCGAGCACGCGGACACCGTCGTCGTCGGCGACCTGCTCCACGACGAGGGCGCGGACGCGGTCGCGGAGACCGTCCGCGGCGTCAACGACGCCCACGAGTAA
- a CDS encoding transcription initiation factor IIB, with protein sequence MTRSTRQRERETATEQEESEEGVRECPECGSDNLVKSSDRAELVCDDCGLVVEEEQIDPGPEWRAFNHQERQEKSRVGAPTTQTMHDKGLTTTIDWKDKDAYGRSISSKKRSQMHRLRKWQERIRTKDAGERNLQFALSEIDRMASALGVPRSVREVASVIYRRALKEDLIRGRSIEGVATSALYAACRKEGIPRSLEEISEVSRVERKEIGRTYRYISQELGLEMKPVDPKKYVPRFCSELELSEEVQAKANDIIETTAEKGLLSGKSPTGYAAAAIYAASLLCNEKKTQREVADVAQVTEVTIRNRYQEQIEAMGIHG encoded by the coding sequence ATGACACGGTCCACTCGCCAGCGGGAGCGAGAAACGGCGACAGAGCAGGAGGAGTCCGAGGAGGGCGTACGGGAGTGCCCGGAGTGCGGCTCTGACAACCTCGTGAAGAGCTCGGACCGCGCGGAACTGGTCTGCGACGACTGTGGTCTGGTCGTCGAGGAGGAGCAGATCGACCCCGGTCCGGAATGGCGCGCGTTCAACCACCAGGAGCGACAGGAGAAGTCTCGCGTCGGCGCCCCGACCACGCAGACGATGCACGACAAGGGGCTGACGACGACCATCGACTGGAAGGACAAGGACGCCTACGGGCGGTCCATCTCGTCGAAGAAGCGCTCGCAGATGCATCGACTGCGGAAGTGGCAGGAGCGCATCCGCACGAAGGACGCCGGCGAACGCAATCTCCAGTTCGCGCTGTCCGAGATCGACCGCATGGCGTCCGCGCTCGGCGTTCCCCGGTCGGTCCGTGAGGTCGCGTCGGTCATCTACCGCCGCGCGCTCAAGGAGGACCTCATCCGCGGCCGCTCCATCGAGGGCGTCGCGACGAGCGCGCTGTACGCGGCCTGCCGGAAGGAAGGCATCCCCCGGAGCCTCGAAGAGATTTCGGAGGTCTCCCGGGTGGAGCGCAAGGAGATCGGTCGCACCTATCGCTACATCTCCCAGGAGCTCGGCCTCGAGATGAAGCCCGTCGACCCGAAGAAGTACGTGCCCCGGTTCTGCTCGGAACTCGAACTCTCCGAGGAGGTCCAGGCGAAAGCCAACGACATCATCGAGACGACCGCCGAGAAGGGACTGCTCTCGGGCAAGTCCCCGACCGGCTACGCCGCGGCCGCGATCTACGCGGCGTCCCTGCTCTGCAACGAGAAGAAGACCCAGCGCGAGGTCGCTGACGTCGCGCAGGTGACGGAAGTCACCATCCGGAACCGCTACCAGGAGCAGATCGAAGCGATGGGCATCCACGGCTAG
- the rnhA gene encoding ribonuclease HI has translation MPVVECDVDAARERLEAAGASFSEGNSEYERWHADLGGAHAVAYDDKLVVQGGNPTDITAVVEPDRGGRVHAYFDGASRGNPGPAAVGWVLVSGDGIVAEQGETIGRATNNQAEYEALLAVLETAVEFGFDEIEIRGDSQLVEKQVKGAWDTNDPELRKKRVRVRELLERFEAWSLTHVPREVNDRADELANEALDDD, from the coding sequence ATGCCGGTCGTGGAGTGCGACGTCGACGCCGCCCGGGAACGGCTCGAAGCCGCGGGCGCGTCGTTCAGCGAGGGAAACTCCGAGTACGAGCGCTGGCACGCCGACCTCGGGGGCGCCCACGCCGTCGCCTACGACGACAAGCTGGTCGTGCAGGGCGGGAACCCCACGGACATCACCGCGGTCGTCGAGCCCGACCGCGGCGGCCGCGTGCACGCGTACTTCGACGGCGCGAGCCGCGGCAACCCCGGGCCCGCCGCGGTCGGCTGGGTGCTCGTCTCCGGCGACGGCATCGTCGCCGAGCAGGGCGAGACCATCGGTCGCGCGACCAACAACCAGGCCGAGTACGAGGCGCTGCTCGCAGTACTGGAAACCGCCGTCGAGTTCGGCTTCGACGAGATCGAGATCCGCGGCGACTCCCAGCTCGTCGAGAAGCAGGTCAAAGGCGCGTGGGACACCAACGACCCCGAACTCAGGAAGAAGCGCGTCCGAGTGCGCGAACTGCTCGAACGCTTCGAGGCGTGGTCGCTGACCCACGTTCCGAGAGAGGTAAACGACCGCGCGGACGAACTAGCCAACGAGGCCCTCGACGATGACTGA
- a CDS encoding rnhA operon protein, with protein sequence MTDLPEDVVDEAERLTRLARDAVDDAAAEAYRERRDDLLAEHGFVPRVRERDDTLVCYPGEWLDGDGRVQLGDVEDTDRAAEVSLSGPGEQGDYEEAAARNDDLVERVRERHGDVHGDNAAAFADFMNNHYARAMDTADDREREEFLAEYFPRNAWPSDEQRALVEESLDLISAVADDDAAPEQ encoded by the coding sequence ATGACTGACCTCCCCGAGGACGTAGTCGACGAAGCCGAACGACTCACCCGGCTCGCGCGCGACGCGGTCGACGACGCCGCGGCCGAAGCGTACCGCGAGCGCCGCGACGACCTACTCGCCGAGCACGGGTTCGTGCCGCGCGTCCGCGAGCGCGACGACACGCTCGTCTGCTACCCCGGCGAGTGGCTGGACGGCGACGGCCGCGTCCAGCTCGGGGACGTCGAGGACACCGACCGCGCGGCCGAAGTGTCGCTGTCCGGGCCCGGCGAACAGGGCGACTACGAGGAAGCCGCCGCGCGCAACGACGACCTCGTCGAGCGCGTGCGCGAGCGCCACGGCGACGTCCACGGCGACAATGCCGCCGCGTTCGCCGATTTCATGAACAACCACTACGCGCGAGCGATGGACACGGCCGACGACCGCGAGCGCGAGGAGTTCCTCGCGGAGTACTTCCCGCGGAACGCGTGGCCGAGCGACGAACAGCGCGCACTCGTCGAGGAGTCACTCGACCTGATTTCGGCGGTCGCGGACGACGACGCGGCGCCCGAGCAGTAG
- a CDS encoding PadR family transcriptional regulator, with product MSEAQSAVRTDVRDLTAFQKNILTVLAEEARYGLAIKRELEDYYGQEVNHGRLYPNLDDLVNKGLVEKSELDKRTNQYELTDDGFDAVLDDLQWSLSKFLTDEDRKEQVRDIVAEN from the coding sequence ATGTCAGAGGCACAATCCGCTGTACGAACTGACGTGCGTGACCTGACTGCGTTCCAGAAGAACATCCTGACTGTACTCGCCGAAGAGGCCCGCTACGGCCTCGCCATCAAGCGAGAACTCGAGGACTACTACGGCCAGGAGGTCAACCACGGCCGACTCTACCCGAACCTGGACGACCTCGTCAACAAGGGCCTCGTCGAGAAGTCCGAACTCGACAAGCGCACCAACCAGTACGAGCTCACCGACGACGGCTTCGACGCCGTCCTCGACGACCTCCAGTGGTCGCTCTCGAAGTTCCTCACGGACGAGGACCGCAAGGAGCAGGTCCGCGACATCGTCGCCGAGAACTAA
- a CDS encoding inorganic diphosphatase gives MANLWEDLETGPDAPDVIYAVVECLKGERNKYEYDKDIPGVVLDRVLHSNVHYPSDYGFIPQSYYDDEDPFDVLVLVEDQTFPGCVIEARPVALMKMDDDGEQDDKVIAVPDEDPRYDHIEDLEDVPQQQLDEIEEFFETYKNLEPGKEVETLGFEDAQAAKDAIEHAQDLYDEKFA, from the coding sequence ATGGCGAATCTCTGGGAAGACCTCGAGACGGGACCGGACGCGCCGGACGTGATCTACGCGGTCGTCGAGTGTCTCAAGGGCGAGCGCAACAAGTACGAGTACGACAAGGACATTCCGGGCGTGGTGCTGGACCGCGTGCTCCACAGCAACGTCCACTACCCCAGCGACTACGGGTTCATCCCGCAGTCGTACTACGACGACGAGGACCCCTTCGACGTGCTGGTGCTCGTCGAGGACCAGACGTTCCCGGGCTGCGTCATCGAGGCTCGTCCGGTCGCGCTGATGAAGATGGACGACGACGGCGAGCAGGACGACAAGGTCATCGCGGTGCCGGACGAGGACCCGCGCTACGACCACATCGAGGACCTGGAGGACGTCCCGCAGCAGCAACTCGACGAGATCGAGGAGTTCTTCGAGACGTACAAGAATCTCGAACCGGGCAAGGAGGTCGAGACGCTGGGCTTCGAGGACGCGCAGGCGGCCAAGGACGCCATCGAGCACGCCCAGGACCTCTACGACGAGAAGTTCGCGTAA